DNA sequence from the Streptomyces sp. CA-210063 genome:
CTGTGGTCGCTGGGGGCCACCCTCGTCACGATCTGCGGCGGCCGGTCCCCCTTCCGCAGGCCGGGTGCGCCCGCGACGCTGCACGCGGTGGCGTACGAGGAACCCGTCCTGCCGGAGCGGCTCGGCCCGCTGCGGCCGGTCGTCGAGGCGCTGCTGCGCAAGTCCCCGGACGAGCGTCCTTCGGCGGCGGGTGCGCGTTCCGCGCTGCGGCGTGTCGTGGCGGGTGAGTCGGACGCCGGGCCGCTGCCCTCGGCGACCGTGCGCGTGACCCGGCCCACGCCCGCCTCGGCCGACGCGGCCACCGTGACCAGCGGTCACGGGCGGCTCGTCCCGGCCGGGGAGACCGTACCGACGGCGGGGCACACCACGTCGCCCGCACCTCACCGGTCGTCGCGCTCGGCGGGGCCCAAGCGGCTGTGGTGGGCCCTGGCCGGTACGGCGGTGCTGGCGGCGGGTGTCGGAGGGGGGTTGTTCCTCACCGGGGTGCTGCCGTTCAAGGAAGGCCCGACAACGACAACGACGACCGTCAGTCAGGTCGTCCAGTCGGCGACCGGCTGGCAGCCGGTGACCGGGGTGTCCGTCCAGCGGGGAGACCGGGTCACCGTGCGCTTCGTCTCGGGAGAATGGACGGCCGACCACCGGAACATGCCCATGACCGGGCCGGCCGGCTACGACGCGGCCACCGACACGTTGCTGGACGGCGCGAAGGACTGCAAGGTCAAGCCCGGGGCACCGTTCGGCACCCTGCTGGCGGTCCTCACGGGCGACAAGAAGTTCCCCGTCCACTCCGTCGGCCGGAAGCTCACCTTCAAGGCCACCGGGAACGGCACCCTGCAACTCGGCATGAACGACGCCGCAGGGGCCTGTTCCGAGGACAACAGGGGCACGATGACCGTGAAGGTGAGTGTCCGGCACCAGAGCTGACCGGTGGTTCAGGTGGCGGCGAGGAGTCAGATCCAGCCGTCGAGGGACTTCATGAACCCCTCGAAGTCGTCGCGGTGGATGGTGTGTCCCGCACCGGCGACCGTACGGACCTCGAAGCCGCTCGCCCGCAGCCGCTCCGCGTCCTCGGCCCCGACCAGGAAGCTTGGGTCGGCGAGCTGGACGAGGGAGGGCACGGCAGGCCGGTCGGGGACGAACCCCGTGAGCGGGCGGCCACCGAGGAAACGCGCGGAACCGGCGTCCCAGGCGGCCAGCGTGTCCACCTCGATGTCGACGTCCTCGGC
Encoded proteins:
- a CDS encoding serine/threonine-protein kinase, whose translation is MREHVISEDGDDQTATRAQRGSERLVAGRYLLHDVLGRGGMGTVWRAHDQLLDRPVAAKELHVLTQGDEEHRIRMRRAIREARAVARVPHPHVVGVHDLVESEDRLWIVMELVEGPSLAHRIAETGPLTPRHTAALGLQMLDALEAVHAAGTLHRDVKPANVLLRRDGNAVLTDFGIAALDDGEFLTSTGQLVGSLEYMAPERVTGSEAGPASDLWSLGATLVTICGGRSPFRRPGAPATLHAVAYEEPVLPERLGPLRPVVEALLRKSPDERPSAAGARSALRRVVAGESDAGPLPSATVRVTRPTPASADAATVTSGHGRLVPAGETVPTAGHTTSPAPHRSSRSAGPKRLWWALAGTAVLAAGVGGGLFLTGVLPFKEGPTTTTTTVSQVVQSATGWQPVTGVSVQRGDRVTVRFVSGEWTADHRNMPMTGPAGYDAATDTLLDGAKDCKVKPGAPFGTLLAVLTGDKKFPVHSVGRKLTFKATGNGTLQLGMNDAAGACSEDNRGTMTVKVSVRHQS